The Rosa chinensis cultivar Old Blush chromosome 7, RchiOBHm-V2, whole genome shotgun sequence DNA segment AGTATGTATTATTGAGTAGCCCAAATGAAGGATCCATTAGTTCTTGCTGTGACAGCTGGCATCAACAGTCAATATCATGTCATGGttttgtaatcctttatatgtTGTTTTGAAACTCTTTTCTGGGCATGAATGAAATGAAGTACCtttaattttcttgttctttccTTTCTGTTAAGCTGAGTCTATCACACATCTTCAAATGAGTTCATCAAGACCTTAGAACACCCTTTAAATCTTGAAGTGGTATGCCGTATGTATTCATGAATGAAGTCAAAAACTCTGCAAACAGAGAACTAGCTTATGAACACTTCCAACTTGTTCCCGTTATAATTTGCAAATTGATAATTCTTCCACTCGTTTTGGTACGCTTATACAGGAGTACTAAATTTACTGGCTGTATAACACATGATTCTTAAACAATTGATCCAAACTTGAAAGATCCCCTTATTTAGCAAACCCAAAATCCAGTAATTATCCAAAGAaacatcaaaaaagaaaatggagttGACAAACTCAAAAGGAAATAACAAGAAAAAGTATTAACAAGTGGAATGAAAGGAGAATGCGAGAAATAGTAATAGAGATCTTATTGATATCTATTGTTACGGCAGCCATGCACACAAACAAGCACGGCAAAATGCCTCAAGCACAAGGAAAAATTCCCATTAAATCAGAGTAAATACAATGAAAAAGGCTTCAATTAACAAAAAAGGCCTGCTATCCCTAATTCTGTAAAGAAACCAGAGCAGCCACGTTAGTTGATCAGAACCAAACGAGTTTGAAAGGTTCTGGAAAAGAGCAGTCAGTCCTCTCTTTGTTGCTGCTCTCCCACCCATTTTCCATTAACTCAATCAAGAGAACATGACACCAATCTTCTTAGCAAAGTCATCCCCGTCTTCCTCCTCCAGGTATTCCTCTTCAGCATCTGCATTTTCACCTTCTTCGTAAGTATATTCACCATCCTCTCCTTGCTCATAATCATATTCCCCTTCCCTCTGATCTTCACCCTCAAGCTCGTGGTCCTCAAGTGTTTCATCATATATCAGACCATCTTCAGTCTCTAGCTCGCCATCATTATGTCCTTCGGAAGACTGGCCAGGAGCCACAtcaattttttcattttcagCTCCAACTGCATCAGTGGTTGCAGACTTTGTCTCTTCTTTGGCCACAGGGGACTGACTGTTATGCATCATTGTAATAGCTCCTGTCTCGGAGCCACTTGGATTTCTCACCGGGCCTTCTTTCTCATTGTTGCGTTGTTTATTAACAGAAGATCTTTTCCTGCTCCCAGAAGCTGCAGCTGCTTCagcttctctcttcctcttcagaATCTCGCTAAGAGGCTTTGGCCCTTCAAATGAGAGATCACCTTCAGATAGCTGATTATTATCCATCTTCACATTATTTGGTTTTCCAAGGTAAGAATGCTCCCTAATTTCTGCATCTACCCCACCTTTCAGCTCTGAGAGACGTTTTGGATGAGAAAACTCTGTGCTTCTTTCATCCACTATCTCTCTCCTCATACGAGGAACCACCCCGAAATTTCTAACCTCATTATCATAGTCCTCTTGAACCCTTCCTTGTATTCTGTCTCGAAGCCTTCCTTGGTGGGACATAATTTGAGGCCTTCTGGGTGACAATCCCTCGCGACTCCTGTCACGACTCCTTCCTCTGTCAGCTTCCCTCTCTTGGCGCAAGTCACTACTATTGACTGGAGAAGATCCACCTGGAAGCTTTATTCTACCACGAAGACGACTGCTGAGGGAGCCCTCATGTGAGGGCAATTGTTGTGAATCCCTACGAGGACGGCTTTTTCGCTCCTCAACATGGCCATCGTAGTCATTGCTGATGATGGATCTCAGACCATTTCCCCTCCTATGTTTGGACAAACGATGTCGCAGATCTGAACCATCAATGTGATCTGGACTATCAGATTTACGATAACCCCTCCTCTCCGAATGAGCAGAGCCCACTAGAAGTCTCTCAGATGAAGCCCTGTGCTGGTCCCAAGCATATCTCCCTTGCATCTGATCATAAGGGTCATAACCTCGTGGGTCACGAAACCTTTCTCGATCACCATCAGCAATTGAATTGTAATCAGTAGGACAGTCCAAATCATACTCATTCACAGAATTCAAGTTCCTTCCGTCATGACCTCTTTTTATACCAAATTGTTCTTCACCATGGTAGTAATCAGAATCTCCAAGTTCATCATCTACAAGAACATCAAATCCAGGAGAAGACTCCCTCAAATGCTCATCAACATCCTTGCCATTTTGGAAACCATGATTTTCTGATACATGAGCCCGAAGAAAATGATTGGCCTGACCTGTAGAGTCTCCATTCATAGCAGGCAAAACACTTCTTGCCTTGTATCTAAGAGCCTCATCGTCAAAGTCTCTAGTTACTAGTACATTCCTCTCAATGCCAACTCCATTTCGTGGTGGTGCAGTTTCAACCTTTGGAGCAGGTTTGGATTGAGGAGGCACTCCAACAATCTTTGAGGCACTTACCTGAGGAATCTTCATCACTTGAGTGCACTTCTGAATGCCACCAAAAATCTTCTTAAGACTTGAAGGTTCTGTACCATGGGTAGCTGCTGGGGCCTGTGGAACTTTACTACTAGTAATTGGATTTGGTCCATGTGAGAAGGGGCATTTATCAGCTTTTGAACAAAATCCCCTTTGAAAGAAGATACAGGGGACTGCTTGTTTACTTGAGTTGAAAGTAGCATTGGTTGCAGGTGTTGTCACAGTATGTGATAGAGGCAAAGAAGGTCCAGCTGAACTTGCAGCTGGGCTCCCTAACAAACCATCAAGAGGCTGGGGAGGAACAATAAAGGATCAATGTCAAATAAAATTGTTTGATTCAGTAACACGCAAGTCTTAAGATGAAACAGATAAAGTTGAAGAGAGATAAGAAAAACGACTTACTGGATGCCGAAACGAGCATTTTAAATTTAAGCAATTCCCATTCAACCAGAACCAGCAATCCCTAGGATTGTACAAAGCATGTTCACTGTGGCGATATTCACATTCACTTCCCTGTCAAACAAATATCAATGAGGTTATAATCCACCTATTAGAGTCAGTAAATTACTTACTGATACGATAAAGTTGTATGCCTTTCATATATTCTAAAAAACTAACCATTGCAGTGAGTAATTGAAGGTTATAATCCAACAAATTATGGAGAAAAGATTTTATTGTCATTATGTTCTAATTATATTTACGAGGCTTTTCATATAAAGTTTATGCCTTAGCAGAAAGACCAATTGTTGAAAAAGAGTTCTACCGTCATTGTATTCTGATATAAATTTTCTTAGAACAAGGCTTTCCTTAGATGAATCAAAACAAGATAATACAGTTTAGGATCATCCAAATTCAAATACCTTTAACCCATCATTGATTCTAAATATATAGAAACTAGAAACCCTTATAAACAAACCATAACCCACATGCTTCTAGCAGAAAACAACTTAATTATTCCTTGTCATATGAAAATAATTATGTTgtagggttttattttttatcaagaTAAAATTGAGATTTCAGATTCACCCAAAGGAACATGCAACACACTAACAAGATCCATGATATCAAGTAGGTCCATAAAATCCAATTACGATTCCGTCCATTGAAATCCAAGTTTCAAGGAGATGAATTTGATTTTATTAATCACCAAACGTTTTAAATCTGGAGCCTATCAACCAGCCTAAGATCCCaccagaaagaaacaaaaaacggAACCGTAAAACCCTAAcatccaaaaaaaattaaacctaGAAAGATAATTCGAGGCCGAACCTTTTTGCAGGAGACGGGCGAGGCAAGGAAGTAGACACAATCGGTGTTCCTCTTCAAGGCCTCCTCTTCAGCAGAAGCCTCTGGTTGGGGTTGgggttgctgctgctgctgctgcagctGTTGGGGTTGTGATTGCGGTTGCGGCTTTGGTTGTGCGCCGACTACCATGGCGATTCTGGAGGTGAAACCTTCACGGATCGTATGGGTATCAGATCGATTTGGAAAGCGAGAGAGGAGAAGCCGATCTAATCTTAAACAAGAGCCGCCACAGAGAGATTGGcaagtcagagagagagagagagagattgcaaGAGAGGAAGTGGGGTGTATAATATGATGATGAGGATTTAAGCTAAGCCTTAtttttatctatatatatatatatatatttttatatttatatttatatcagGGCCTTCTCgtgagggtttttttttttttttttgtcttttctaggaATAgtgcattagaccaacttttcaatcatattttagCATCTTAACTGTTcggtttttagatcctaatgtgtagatcatttttgtaaattttcagccaaattgattattgttaaggcattcaaaaaggcaacttaagattataagtatgaacggttcaagtttgacagatttaattcgttcattgatttattctagtttgatatcttaacaatcaccgatttggctgaaaatttgtagaaatgatctacatattaggacctaaaaactgaacggttaagatgccgAAAGGTGATCGAAAAGTTTGTCTAATGTcttatccctataaaagaccaaaaaagggatccccatatatatatatatatatatatatatatatatatatatatatatataaatcttatccaaagcgaggcctcgctctgaaattaaagtgcgaggttaaATTAAAGTACTTAAAAACtaaacagtcgagatgtggatatgcgaccgaaaagtgaccctaaactccaacctcgcactttaatttcagagcgagaccttgctctggataggatatgtatatatatatatatatatatatatatataattttttagagttattttgtcaaaattttcaattttggctaACTAAAcatattctcttaataatagtatatatatgtatgtatgtatgtatgtatgtatgtataattgtgtgtgtgtatatatataataagatGATGGTAatgaattaataaaaaataaaaaagagataaAATTTACGtttgaaaatttaatttttgtatttttcttaagctctcaaaatattttataatttctgtctttgaatttatttttattttttaaaatttaaaaagtcATAACAATTTCTCTCCTGATATTGGGTAAGTTTCCCCTTTCTTCATGGGAGGAATTGCAATTTTTTGGAATATGATATGATCAATTGACTATTTTATCCTCAcacaaaaataatttatttattaatatctatattatgtgaggacATATATAATAGTTCAAAAAAATTAACTATTTTCtgaagaattggcttaattatataagatatggTAGAATCATAACTATAGAATACGACCCTAATCGAAATGCATACATTTGTCTCATACACTATGGGGATGGTGAGAAAGATATATTTTACATCCCAGAGGGGCATGGAGGGGGCAATGTACGAGAAATCAAATCATACATAAATGATAGAAGCCTTGAACGTTAGGAAAATCCACTACCTATCATTTTTGTGAGGAGGACCGGAACACCGAATCATCTCTTCtaagatttttatttaattgaaaaaatggctaaatattgtttagtaccGGTCCAATAGGACCCTCCAACTTAATTCCGTTAATTTCAGACGTTAAGTGCTGACATGGCATTTCCAACTCATCAAAAGTGGAGCTCATATGGAAGTGAAATTTTCAAAATGACCCTGGCCAATCAAATATAGAAAAATCCAAATAAATTTCAAACTTCGTGGTTGGGGAGACTCCAACCCCTCCCCCTCACATCTACAAATGAAAGCACCAACCACCATACCAATTGCTTGGTATTGGTACATTGCAAACAAAAAGAACATATATCTgcataatagttttttttttttttttttaaacacacTGTCATCGTCCTTCTCCACCTACCTCTCTcgtcctctcctcttcttcttcctcttccgccATGAAAAAGGGGCAAAAGTTTGATACTTTAATTCCCAGAAGATTGGTAACTCTGTGTTACAGTGGTACACGTCGCAGAGGATGAGAGCTTTCTCAAGGCAAACCGTACCCAGCGAAGCCATCGCCAGACTCACCGGCAAGCTCCGAGTCCTCAACAGCGACGATGCCTCTGGTGACTGGTGGCCTATAACACCGTTCTCGATCGTTATATAGCATAGTGGGTGCATCTTCTTCACTTGCATTTTTCGAAATGCAACCAATTCAAACCGGAGCAACGATTGGACTGATAAAGTTTTTTAGTTTCCCATTCTGGGTTTGGttgagctgaagaagaagaagagaaggagtAACTGCAACAGAAGAAGGAGGAGCAGATAATAAATGCTAATGTCAAGCATCAATCGCAAtcgaaaaataaatgaaatgaaaatgaGAATGCAGCTGGCGTGCACAAATCACCCATCACCAAAATCTAGGCTCTCTGAAACTGGGAGTGAAAGAGAAGCTGTAGACGAATTACCTGTGAGGAGCTCTGAAACTGAGacaggagaaagagagagagagggggagggaGTTGGGTTTGAGAGAAAGTAGAGGAAGATTATTATAATGAGGAGCAAAGGAGGAGCTTCTTTTTCTTGGGGttaaatttcaattcttgtttTTTGCTTCAATTCTTGTTAAAAACGTTTTTCAttgtggaagaggaagaagaagagaagaggaagagagaggtgggtggagaaTGACGAtgacaattttttatttttatttaaaaaaaaaattattatgcaGATATATGTTCTTTTTGTTTGCAATATACCAATACCAAGCAATTGGTTTGGTGGTTGGTGCTTTCATTTGCATATATGTGGGGGAATGGTTCGAGTTTCCTGAACCATGAAGTCGgtaatttattttggatttttccatatttgATTGGTCAGGGtcagtttgggaatttcacttccGTGTGACCCCACTTTTGATGAGTTAGCACTTAACGTCTGAAATTGACATAATTGAGTTGGAGGGGCCTATTGGACAAGAAGATGATActgtaggggtgtttttgatgaaattgaaagtcgagagaCTAAATCAATGTTTAGCCCATGCCATAGGGtactaaatagtatttagcccaaaaaaattcaaaaattactTTCTAACTAGTGATTGGTATAGACATGTAATAGTGGATTCATAATTTTGTTCGCAAAAGTAAAACTAAGACTAAGAAGCATATTATTAATTTGTCACGAGAGAAACACAATGTTGCAGTCAAATCCTATTCTGGGGTTTCTGTCGTGCTTCTTAACATTTTTCAACAATGGTGGACGAAGTCTCTGCAAGGCTAGCTACTTCCCTAACTATCTCAGAGAAAGGGAGGATGTCATTTGGTGCGATGGAAATTGGAGTTAGAAACCCTAACCTTAATACGAGTTCTAGGGTTCTATGTGGTCTTGTGGTGGCTGCATTTGACGCTAGGCCTAGTAACAGTGGGTAGAGGGCAACGCAGTTGAGTGGGCTGGTGGCTAGGGTTTCTACTCCAAACTTATTCACGGCGGCATCAAAGTCTCTTAGTTTCACGATTCCAGCTGTATCAGTAGAGCCTTTGGCCAAGTAGTTGGACTGGTTCAGGCCCTACCCAGTGGAGGTGGCTCGAATTACATGAGTCAAGAGGACTGCTTCCATGGCAGTAGTGCCTTACTATAAGCAGACCACATGTATTGATACTACTGTGACTATTCTAGTGGAGCTAGACCGGCCAAGAAAGCTAGGGTTAGTCGACCTCTGGGCAGCAAGAATAAGCCCCAGAGCCATCGAAGCCTGCATTTTTGTTCTGCAACTTCTCTACAGCGAGGATCTCGTATCCATTATAAACACATTGGCGACAACGATCGAGCTCCTTCCAGTGGCCATGAAGTGGACGAAGGAGGAAGAGAATTGCGTCCTCACTTTGGTCCCTCTTTTGAGCAAAGAGGAATTCCAGCAAGGAAATGGATGAGAATTGGAGGTGATCTTGATTTATGGGTTTGGAATTAGATTGTGATATGATTTTTCGGTGTGGATTTAGGGTGGAATTAATGAAAATTTGGTGGTGGAGaagtgaaagaaagaaaatgggagAGTGAGCAACTATGTTGGTCGAATGGAGAGAGAGGTTGAAGGAAAAGTTCATTAGGAAGGGGAAATGTCAATTTTGTCTTTCTTAAGAattcaaagtctcaaaaatgGGTTCTCATGTTAGTGCCAAGTTAGCTTGTGACGTCACAATTGGAGAGAATTATGAGATTTGGATGCGGGTGATGAATATTGGAAGTACAAGGATgattatgattaaaaaaaaaaaccagagaccaaactgatgtttgccccaaagttgaaggagaTAAATTGAATTCAGTGAATAATTGAGACTATAATTTGAATTGTTTGGTTTTTAGCCTTAATATTGTTTGGTTCTTTGGTTCTAAGAGATTAATCTTAGGGTGATATTGTGTTAGCGTCTTTCTGGTTCCTATGCAGTGATTAATTCTGAGATAGCCCATATAGAGTGGATCACTATTGTATAATGTTACCTACATTAATTTGCTATTATATTGAAGGGATGtcctttcataaaaaaaattataaaaaaaaaaaaatactaagaAGCACATTCTTGCATAACCTTTTAATTTAAAGCTTATGTAGTACAAACTCTTTGAAGCATTTGTACTCCTCAAAACCATATGATGTGATTGTTGTTGAATGCATATGTTAGGTGTCTCTCTCAAAACCCTAGAGCCACTTCCTTCCTTTCGTGATATTGTATGTGGACTTCTCTCCGATCTAGGTGGGCGACTGCTCTTATTTGTTAGCcccagtatttttttttcttttgctttgccTCATCAATTGGTGGGTAGTTATCGATGCCTGAgcttgaggttttttttttggataagaaaataaatttattagATATAGAAGCCTCTTGGACAACAAGAATTTATATTGTCAAATAAAATAGCTCTAGAAGCCTCTATAGGAATTGAATATGTACACATGCGACCATCCACAAGTTTGTGAGCAATATTTGCAAGTACATCCCTGCAAAGTTCTCCTCTCTTAAAATATGTTTAAAATCAATTGACTCGAACGAGCTTGCTTAGTGCTGGATGATTATTTCATTATCTCCAAGGTGGGCAGGTTATGTCATTGCCGCAATGAATGACTAGTTTAGAGTCTCCTTCTACATAAATTCGTCGATAGACATTGTGATGTGCAGTAAAGAAAAAGATGTCACTCTAATTCTTTTAGAGGCAGCAGCTAAAGGATTTCCATTGCAGTCTCGAATCACAAAACCCCTTGTCACATAATTGCTAAATACTGAACCATTAAAGTTGATCTTGTAAGTCGTGTTTTGGATGACTATAAAGACTATCTTTCTGCCTTTCAATCATTTAGAATAAGGCATATCTACCATaaagcaaatggtgttgcacATAGGAttgcacaccttgctagtgtTGCTAGACTTGATGATGTATGGTTAGCggagactcctgctattattcagaATGTACTCTGCGAGGATTATTGTAATGTTGCTAATGTAGCGCGGGGTTCAGGtgttatgtcccccccccccccccccggttgcAAAATACTACTagtaatataataaatggaacctgGTGTGGGGCTAAGTCTCCCAGTtaagctgggttccaaacccttttcaaaaaaaaaaaaaaattgatcttgTAAGTATTTATAAGGGGAGGTTGCCACACGATGAGGAAGAGAAGCTCCCTGGTTTTCTGCATTTATTTCCTGACGTGTATTACACAAAGGTGTGCCAACTATTTGGTCCACAGTACTTTGATCAAAGTAGCAAAGTAGCtttcttttagggttttttacttcaacagtgttcgaactcttcgaggacttttaaaatgatacctgaactttcaaagttatcaatgtgatacctagacttatttttttgtatcaacgtcATACCTACGGGCAATTTCTGTAACTGAACCGTTAACTGTGACCACGTGTCCAGCACGTGAGGcaaaaaataagggtaaaaatgacttTTGCACAAGCCTTCAGCCATGAACGGTAACAGAGATCGAGACCTTAGACTTGGTATTTACCTGAAATTCCACACAGAGGGatctctgagagagagaggagaataTCACCGGTGGTGATCCAGAGCTTCTTGTGCAACTTGCCGAAGATGTTCTGGGATATTCGACCCGGTTGACGACCCAAATACGCGAAAGCATAACCCGATCGTAACTGGGGATTCCGGCAACCGTACGGCGACGCACCGGTCCCAATCTCTTTGTCTCGCCGTTGTAGACATCTCTGTGGTCATGGTTCGTCCATTCATCGACCGTGGAGAGGAAATCGAAGGCCAACaatttttttgtgtgtttatgGGTCCTGTCGGAACCATCGTCGCCTGCGGATTTCCTAGCTTCATCGATGCATCGCTGACATCTTAAAACATGAGCTGGTGCCCGTTCAAGCTTAGACCGCCGTGCTAGTTCAAATTGGGAGCTTTGCGTTACGCGATTGCTCCGAGGTTCGAACGAAGGGAGTGATTAACTCGGGATTATAGTAACTAAAAGCTAACACCACAGCACCTATCCATTTCTAGAGCAGTTATGCTCGCCGGTATCAACATCACGGGGTGGAAGTCTGGTGCGACAATTCCGAGACTCTGTGTTCAGTTCCAATTGGATTAATGGTGGCTTGTGTAGTTTTGGGGTTGAGGAATTATATTCGGTGAGTGAAAAAAAATTGGGGCAAAACTTCAAATTAGGGTTCTTTGATTTCATTGTCACAATTATGGTTTGACATTCAATTCTCTATAGACAATTGAAGAGTTGTGACCTTGAATTCTTGAACAAGATTAGAAAATTAGGGTTCTTTAGATTATAAAGCTCGAGGACCTCCTTATGGATCCTAGAAGAGGCGAATCCTTCCACTTTGAGCTTCTGATGATTTTGTAAATATGAATGCACACCTTTGCGTAACCGGAGGAGATTATGCATTCGGCTATGGATTTCAGGTCGGCCATGGCAACAGAGGAAACTTGTTCAACTTGGGAGATGATTCTCTAGTGAAACGTACAAGTAAAACtagtgaggaagaagagagagagaaagaaaaaaaaattaaaaaaaaaaattagggcaaatcagtctttttaccctcattaagtgactcacgtgggTCACAGGTGCAAAATTTAACTGTACCGTGACGGAAATTGCTCGTAGGTATGACGTTGATACAagaaaatgagtccaggtatcacattgataactttgaaagttcatgtatcattttaaaagtcctcgaagagttcggacactgttgaagtaaaaaaccaatTCTTTTATTCCaagttttattttgtagaaaatcctCCATAATATCATTATTAATCAACTTTTTTTGTGCATCAGTAAGTAAATCACATAGAGGAAAACAGAAAGCCAAATTGAAAGTTCAGAAATTGATAGTTTTACTATTACCAATGGTCCATCGCATACCTTGCATAATAAGATCTCCCAGGGTTTCATTCATGGGGCCTGGCATAAGTTGTTTTTGTTATGCGAGACTTACCTTGTTGAATGGTGTTGCTAGCTTTGATTCTAATAAGTACTGCTGCTCGTGGATGCCAAGTAGTGTGAGATATGTGTCAATTTTGCCTTGATAATTCTTTGATTCTGTTCCGTTGGTGTAGGACGGCATTTAGCTGGTGAAACGGTATTGTGGGCATCACATCGTTGCAGTCCGGAGACTTGGAGCGAAGCTTCGTTTGGATCCAAGTTCAAAATTCGAGTCACTTTTACATACGAATTTGGGATATGGGTCAATCTTGGTTATGAATATATGAATTTGGGTCCTATATTGAAATTTAGGCATTAATTCATTATTCTTATTGAATTTGGGATCCATGTCTATGGTTT contains these protein-coding regions:
- the LOC112176581 gene encoding zinc finger CCCH domain-containing protein 17, with protein sequence MVVGAQPKPQPQSQPQQLQQQQQQPQPQPEASAEEEALKRNTDCVYFLASPVSCKKGSECEYRHSEHALYNPRDCWFWLNGNCLNLKCSFRHPPLDGLLGSPAASSAGPSLPLSHTVTTPATNATFNSSKQAVPCIFFQRGFCSKADKCPFSHGPNPITSSKVPQAPAATHGTEPSSLKKIFGGIQKCTQVMKIPQVSASKIVGVPPQSKPAPKVETAPPRNGVGIERNVLVTRDFDDEALRYKARSVLPAMNGDSTGQANHFLRAHVSENHGFQNGKDVDEHLRESSPGFDVLVDDELGDSDYYHGEEQFGIKRGHDGRNLNSVNEYDLDCPTDYNSIADGDRERFRDPRGYDPYDQMQGRYAWDQHRASSERLLVGSAHSERRGYRKSDSPDHIDGSDLRHRLSKHRRGNGLRSIISNDYDGHVEERKSRPRRDSQQLPSHEGSLSSRLRGRIKLPGGSSPVNSSDLRQEREADRGRSRDRSREGLSPRRPQIMSHQGRLRDRIQGRVQEDYDNEVRNFGVVPRMRREIVDERSTEFSHPKRLSELKGGVDAEIREHSYLGKPNNVKMDNNQLSEGDLSFEGPKPLSEILKRKREAEAAAASGSRKRSSVNKQRNNEKEGPVRNPSGSETGAITMMHNSQSPVAKEETKSATTDAVGAENEKIDVAPGQSSEGHNDGELETEDGLIYDETLEDHELEGEDQREGEYDYEQGEDGEYTYEEGENADAEEEYLEEEDGDDFAKKIGVMFS